In Candidatus Desulfofervidus auxilii, one genomic interval encodes:
- a CDS encoding asparagine synthase-related protein, producing MSILAGVVTRYKGVQLIDALCESIKRTISRFPDDKVIEYRDSRALLTKIDIGAYNSPGFLVGKTGSVSMLAGEPLLNINNEENIHTRWSDLQILQRYWDEEKWDIGAATCGVFCAVHYEPAKGRISLITDRLGIRPLYYWIGEQYIVFATALRILEEIPIIPKCMDLRAVTEIASFGFPLSNRTPYWNIFVLKAAEIVQIDEKGVYKRQYWRWDQLQQLNLSESDLLTEAYTRFVKAVKRRLRTDKTTVAFLSGGLDSRCVVSILRDKNVTVHTFNFALPRTQDHVFAAEFAKKVKTIHTHVPINPGSCDVPGYAKTLSYAWSTSKYRNAYPPERPRLVWSGEGGSVAIGHVYLNREMCKLLQSGKDDLAIDMYLNKQYIGVPLKLFSPNIVHRIAMIPKQGIVEELNDIHCEDRCRGFHLFLMLNDQRRHLSNHFEGIDLHRTEFHLPFFDGHLLELILASPIDLFLEHRFYHKWLYCFPSAVTAVPWQTYPGHAKCPLPIPNNLAYQWGKESTHTQRRRNRSLVHETVSWLRADDFSHKIIRKERLWLATLLTWMGLRDYGYVMKKARIFYKYWKRCNGNYIL from the coding sequence ATGTCGATATTAGCAGGTGTTGTAACTAGGTATAAAGGTGTGCAACTTATAGATGCTCTTTGTGAATCCATTAAACGGACGATTTCACGGTTTCCAGATGATAAGGTTATAGAATACCGAGATTCCCGGGCGCTGTTAACTAAAATAGACATTGGTGCATATAACTCTCCAGGGTTTTTAGTGGGAAAGACGGGGTCGGTTTCTATGCTTGCAGGTGAGCCATTACTCAATATTAATAATGAAGAAAATATCCACACTCGCTGGAGCGATTTACAAATTCTTCAACGGTATTGGGATGAGGAAAAATGGGACATCGGAGCGGCCACATGCGGTGTATTTTGCGCTGTACATTACGAGCCCGCAAAAGGCCGAATTTCCTTGATCACCGACAGGCTTGGGATTCGCCCTCTGTACTATTGGATAGGGGAACAATATATAGTTTTTGCAACTGCTTTGCGTATATTAGAAGAGATTCCCATAATTCCAAAATGTATGGACCTAAGGGCAGTTACTGAGATTGCGTCTTTCGGCTTTCCGCTCAGCAATCGAACTCCTTACTGGAATATTTTTGTTCTGAAAGCAGCCGAAATCGTTCAGATCGATGAAAAAGGCGTATATAAGCGCCAATATTGGCGCTGGGATCAGCTTCAGCAATTAAATCTTTCCGAGAGTGATCTGTTAACTGAGGCTTACACACGTTTCGTTAAAGCAGTAAAACGTAGACTTCGAACAGACAAAACCACAGTCGCATTTCTAAGCGGCGGTCTTGACTCTCGATGTGTTGTCAGCATTCTACGTGATAAGAATGTAACTGTACACACCTTCAACTTCGCGCTGCCTAGAACACAAGATCATGTCTTTGCGGCTGAATTTGCAAAAAAAGTAAAGACTATACATACCCATGTGCCAATAAATCCTGGAAGTTGTGATGTACCAGGCTATGCCAAAACACTATCTTATGCATGGAGCACTTCCAAGTATAGAAATGCATATCCCCCGGAGCGACCAAGGTTAGTGTGGTCTGGTGAAGGCGGAAGCGTCGCGATAGGTCATGTTTATCTTAATAGAGAAATGTGTAAATTGCTTCAATCTGGTAAAGACGATCTTGCAATCGACATGTATCTTAACAAGCAGTACATAGGAGTACCTCTCAAGCTATTTAGCCCTAATATCGTCCATAGAATTGCTATGATCCCAAAACAAGGGATAGTAGAAGAGTTAAATGACATTCATTGTGAGGATCGGTGCCGTGGCTTTCACCTATTTTTGATGTTAAACGATCAGCGTCGACATCTTAGCAATCACTTTGAAGGGATCGATCTTCACAGAACAGAATTTCACTTACCTTTCTTTGATGGACATCTTCTGGAGTTAATCCTTGCGAGCCCAATTGATCTCTTTTTGGAACACCGCTTTTACCATAAATGGCTATATTGCTTTCCGAGTGCCGTTACAGCAGTTCCCTGGCAAACTTATCCAGGCCATGCGAAGTGCCCTCTTCCGATCCCGAACAACTTGGCTTACCAGTGGGGAAAGGAGAGCACACACACACAGAGGCGCCGTAATCGCTCGCTCGTTCATGAAACAGTTAGCTGGTTAAGGGCTGATGATTTCTCACATAAAATAATAAGGAAAGAACGTCTGTGGCTTGCAACATTGCTCACTTGGATGGGTTTACGGGATTATGGCTATGTCATGAAGAAAGCTAGAATTTTCTACAAATATTGGAAGCGCTGCAATGGAAATTATATCCTTTAA
- a CDS encoding radical SAM protein, with protein MISKFLTKLSRARDQGGIINYYWSRLLQEVAKRTKSSFGKPTDVIVLLTNRCNARCLHCHSWKLDLRITELTTNEWKKTLKELRKWLGPIFLSITGGETLLRNDSVEIAEYAAQLGFWIEFLTNGYFMDNKKAVQLVKSGVKRIKISLDGSKSEIHDLIRGRRGFFEKATKALKTLAKEKHKTGKKIQIWAKTTIMSHNVKDLANIVLLVQKLGIDGVEFQALEPVYYSEQLNDPNWYKDNPLWIEDKLTMIDYLERLKTLKKEGYPILNSIENIELMKQYFLNPDKLAFKIHSHTYKKKRPECTSWVAGLQIMPDGGMKMCHRMEPFANVKQGNLKKLWRTRKRCWKSGCVLNSS; from the coding sequence ATGATATCTAAATTTTTGACAAAATTATCACGTGCAAGGGATCAAGGTGGTATCATTAATTATTATTGGTCAAGACTACTTCAAGAAGTGGCGAAAAGAACAAAATCATCTTTTGGCAAGCCCACAGATGTTATAGTCCTTCTAACAAATCGTTGTAATGCCAGATGCTTACACTGTCATAGTTGGAAGCTCGATTTGAGAATTACTGAATTAACCACTAATGAATGGAAGAAAACACTTAAAGAATTGCGCAAATGGCTTGGCCCCATCTTTTTATCCATTACTGGTGGTGAAACTTTATTAAGAAATGACTCTGTAGAAATTGCAGAATATGCAGCTCAATTAGGCTTTTGGATAGAGTTTTTAACCAATGGCTATTTTATGGATAATAAAAAGGCTGTTCAATTAGTTAAGAGTGGTGTTAAAAGAATCAAAATTTCTTTAGATGGAAGTAAGTCTGAAATACATGATTTAATTAGAGGTAGAAGAGGATTTTTTGAAAAAGCCACAAAAGCATTAAAAACACTAGCAAAAGAAAAGCATAAAACAGGTAAAAAAATACAAATCTGGGCAAAAACAACCATAATGAGTCATAATGTCAAAGACCTTGCTAATATAGTACTTTTAGTTCAAAAATTAGGGATAGATGGTGTTGAGTTTCAGGCCCTTGAACCTGTTTATTATTCAGAACAATTAAATGACCCTAATTGGTATAAAGATAATCCCCTTTGGATAGAGGACAAGTTAACTATGATTGATTATCTTGAGAGATTAAAAACACTAAAAAAAGAGGGATATCCCATCCTAAACTCAATTGAAAACATAGAATTAATGAAACAATATTTCTTAAACCCTGATAAACTTGCATTTAAAATCCATAGCCATACGTATAAAAAGAAAAGACCAGAATGCACATCTTGGGTAGCTGGTCTCCAAATTATGCCAGATGGTGGCATGAAAATGTGTCATCGAATGGAACCATTTGCCAACGTCAAACAAGGCAATTTAAAAAAACTATGGAGAACAAGAAAAAGGTGCTGGAAAAGTGGCTGTGTATTAAATAGCAGTTAA
- a CDS encoding MOP flippase family protein: MDSLREKTIKGIFWVGSTQFVAQVISWAITIFVARLLSPSDYGLMGMAMIFIGFAQFLNELGIGTALIQKQNLQRIEIDSLFWLVVLNSLFLYSITFLSAPLIAQFFNAPRLISILRVLGLNFVLGALIAIPFALLTKELTFDKRCRAELFSNILSSVTVLILALLKFGVWSLVFGSLSRNFLLILFLNYYSKWIPKLCFSIKKVIELLKFGANVTGSRVFWYLYSNSDYFIVGKVLGEKILGFYSLAFQLSSIPINKIASIINPVALPTFSKLQNEEEELKRYFLKFTRGVSFITFPALIGLMFIADEFVNIVLTKKWTPIIFPLRLLCLVGLIKSMAFLIPPLLNARGKAYLNLRYSLLCFLILPPAFLIGSKFGLKGVVLAWIIGYPFVASYIFYLGLKEIHLSLSEYMNNMIHIIISVMVMLLVLLIFKHTCAHILNNWLRLIGYIFLGALSYLSTLSIFFPIVKKDITAFLVFKTNMHQ, from the coding sequence ATGGATTCATTAAGAGAGAAAACCATCAAAGGAATCTTTTGGGTAGGTTCTACTCAATTTGTAGCTCAAGTAATATCTTGGGCAATCACAATTTTTGTAGCTAGGCTCTTGTCACCTTCTGATTACGGTTTGATGGGAATGGCCATGATATTTATAGGTTTTGCCCAATTTTTAAATGAACTTGGAATCGGTACTGCTTTAATTCAGAAACAGAATCTACAAAGGATTGAAATAGATAGCCTCTTTTGGCTTGTTGTCCTTAACAGTTTATTCCTTTATTCAATTACCTTTCTTTCAGCCCCCCTCATTGCTCAATTCTTCAATGCGCCACGACTTATTTCGATCCTACGAGTCTTAGGGCTAAATTTTGTACTTGGGGCCTTAATAGCTATACCCTTTGCCCTTTTAACCAAAGAGCTCACATTTGACAAAAGATGTAGAGCAGAATTATTTTCTAATATCTTATCAAGTGTTACTGTTTTAATTCTTGCTCTGCTAAAATTTGGTGTATGGAGTTTGGTTTTCGGCTCATTAAGTAGAAATTTTTTGTTAATTCTTTTTTTAAACTATTATTCAAAATGGATACCAAAGCTTTGTTTCTCTATTAAGAAAGTTATAGAACTCCTTAAATTTGGTGCAAATGTTACTGGTTCTCGCGTCTTTTGGTACTTATATTCAAATTCAGACTACTTCATAGTAGGTAAAGTCCTGGGTGAAAAAATATTAGGATTTTATTCCTTGGCATTCCAACTTTCTTCTATTCCAATTAACAAAATAGCTTCTATAATAAATCCTGTTGCTTTACCAACTTTTTCTAAATTACAAAATGAGGAAGAGGAGTTGAAAAGATATTTTTTAAAATTCACTAGAGGTGTTAGTTTTATTACCTTTCCAGCATTAATAGGATTGATGTTTATAGCCGATGAGTTTGTTAACATAGTTTTAACAAAAAAATGGACACCTATAATTTTCCCATTAAGACTACTTTGCCTAGTTGGACTTATTAAATCCATGGCCTTTCTTATTCCTCCACTTTTAAATGCAAGAGGGAAAGCCTATTTAAACCTTCGGTATAGTCTTTTGTGTTTTTTAATATTACCACCTGCATTTTTAATTGGTAGTAAATTTGGACTTAAAGGTGTTGTATTAGCATGGATAATAGGGTATCCGTTTGTAGCTAGCTATATTTTTTATTTAGGATTAAAAGAGATACACTTGTCTTTATCAGAGTATATGAATAACATGATTCACATCATTATAAGCGTAATGGTAATGTTATTAGTTTTGTTAATCTTCAAACATACATGTGCACATATTTTAAATAACTGGCTGAGACTTATCGGTTACATATTTTTGGGTGCCTTATCTTACTTATCTACTTTAAGTATATTCTTCCCAATTGTGAAGAAAGATATTACTGCATTTCTTGTTTTTAAAACAAATATGCACCAATAG
- a CDS encoding flavin reductase family protein produces MRKIDKPIKHIYKCGIDNMITLITTRVDNKNFVMTSSTVAEVSHSPPILVVSISPERYTHDKIIKRGAFAVNILSIKQKTLAKICGGCSGRNVDKFEKYKIPYHISKGGLPFIEGCFANIGCKLIATHRYGDHTIFVGEMFEAEVYGERTTRHLLLSDMKHPLPSWLYNFLRKIPILHKLKRTLKL; encoded by the coding sequence ATGAGAAAAATAGATAAACCAATAAAACATATATACAAATGTGGCATTGATAACATGATTACCTTAATTACCACAAGGGTTGATAACAAAAATTTTGTTATGACAAGCAGTACAGTGGCAGAAGTTTCACATTCCCCACCCATTCTTGTAGTAAGTATATCACCAGAGCGTTACACTCATGATAAAATAATTAAAAGGGGAGCATTTGCAGTAAATATTTTAAGTATAAAGCAAAAGACTCTGGCTAAAATCTGTGGCGGTTGTTCTGGAAGAAATGTAGATAAATTTGAAAAATATAAAATTCCCTATCATATAAGTAAGGGAGGATTGCCCTTTATTGAAGGATGCTTTGCTAACATAGGCTGCAAATTGATTGCCACCCATAGATATGGAGACCATACCATCTTTGTAGGTGAAATGTTTGAAGCAGAAGTATATGGCGAAAGAACTACAAGACACTTACTTTTAAGTGATATGAAGCATCCTTTACCAAGTTGGCTATATAATTTTTTAAGAAAAATTCCCATATTACATAAATTAAAAAGAACACTTAAATTGTGA
- a CDS encoding glycosyltransferase family 4 protein: MQFLKKEKKLKVCYIYQDQYPWEVRTEKIATTLAKEGIEVHIICGNRNGLPRKEKILRNLYIHRLSKGLNKLTNNLFNFPAFFSPFWIAKILYVVRKYSIDIIIVRDLPLSPAAFAAAKITGKPIIMDMAENYPAMIKDTWIYRGPKPLDYIIRNPIFLRWLEKIVIPLMDGIIVVSEYSAKRVKKMIRDNKNKNKIWIVSNTPMLDTIKTQCISPLAKEIRKRSNFVLLYVGGLEESRGLESGIKAIPYLSKIIPDILFVIVGKGSSETKLRKLVSELNISKHIFFTGWIPHKEISSIIANSDVCLIPHYVTEHTDTTIPNKIFDYMAQKKPIVVTQANPLVKIVKTAKCGLVYYDKSPLSLYKAILQLVDSKYRKRLGINGWIAVQKRFNWNYDKRYLFKALEFVLGLSIN, translated from the coding sequence ATGCAATTTTTAAAAAAAGAAAAAAAACTAAAAGTTTGTTATATTTATCAAGATCAATATCCGTGGGAAGTACGCACCGAAAAAATTGCCACTACATTGGCAAAAGAAGGTATTGAAGTTCATATAATTTGTGGAAATAGGAACGGTTTGCCTCGTAAGGAAAAAATCTTGCGAAATTTGTATATACATCGTCTGTCAAAAGGATTAAACAAATTAACTAATAATTTATTTAATTTTCCTGCTTTTTTTTCGCCTTTTTGGATTGCAAAAATTTTATATGTAGTAAGAAAATATTCTATTGATATAATTATTGTAAGAGATTTACCACTCTCCCCAGCAGCTTTTGCTGCAGCAAAGATTACCGGCAAGCCAATAATTATGGATATGGCTGAAAATTATCCTGCAATGATAAAAGACACTTGGATTTATAGAGGACCTAAGCCCTTGGATTACATAATACGAAATCCTATTTTCTTAAGATGGTTAGAAAAAATAGTTATTCCTTTGATGGATGGTATTATTGTGGTCTCTGAGTATAGTGCTAAACGTGTAAAAAAAATGATAAGAGATAATAAAAATAAAAATAAAATATGGATTGTTAGTAACACTCCTATGCTTGACACAATTAAAACTCAATGTATATCACCTTTAGCAAAAGAAATTCGTAAGCGTTCAAATTTCGTATTACTTTATGTAGGTGGACTTGAAGAATCTAGAGGACTTGAGAGCGGAATAAAGGCAATTCCATACCTTAGTAAAATTATACCTGATATTCTATTTGTGATTGTCGGCAAAGGATCGTCTGAAACAAAACTACGTAAATTAGTGAGTGAATTAAATATAAGCAAACATATTTTTTTCACTGGGTGGATACCGCATAAAGAGATTTCTTCTATTATAGCCAATTCTGATGTATGTCTCATACCTCATTATGTAACAGAACATACGGATACCACTATACCTAACAAGATATTTGACTATATGGCTCAAAAAAAGCCAATTGTTGTAACTCAAGCGAACCCTCTTGTAAAAATAGTAAAGACGGCAAAGTGTGGTTTAGTCTACTATGACAAATCTCCTCTAAGTTTATATAAAGCAATATTACAATTAGTAGATTCAAAATATAGAAAAAGATTAGGAATAAATGGTTGGATAGCTGTTCAAAAACGATTTAACTGGAATTATGACAAAAGGTACCTTTTTAAAGCTTTGGAATTTGTGCTCGGTTTAAGTATCAATTAG
- a CDS encoding glycosyltransferase family 4 protein, translated as MKFKTDIIFWANINPNKRGSFEDFISKLSKECKKEGIKIIFVLGNDICSIVKKQFLENFVQYDLISSKSSNFLKQVRNMVTKYKPKIIHFNFTPFCHPAIIYCKKIVKTKIIFTDHDSRERIGQDSSIYNYFKLLRRRFYAYFVDKFVAVSDYIKNNIVNESLTEKDKNKVVLIYNGVDVDRFSPSKDKTKLKREFLGIKDTTNVVTFIGQLIYEKGADLLFDCAVSILREGLDVLFLFIGDGVLHNELKHKAKSLSKNIRFLGVRNDVDKLLKISDLLVLPSRWGEAFGLAIAEAMACEIPVIATKVGAIPELVNDETGILVPVEDVFSLKNSITFLLSHPEKRKLLGQVSRERVLRLFNIEKMVKKTISLYLELL; from the coding sequence GTGAAATTCAAAACAGACATAATATTTTGGGCAAATATAAATCCTAATAAAAGGGGATCTTTTGAAGATTTTATCTCAAAACTTTCTAAAGAATGTAAAAAGGAAGGAATTAAAATAATATTTGTACTTGGAAATGATATATGTTCTATAGTAAAAAAACAATTCTTAGAAAATTTTGTCCAGTATGATTTAATTTCTTCAAAATCTAGCAATTTTTTAAAACAAGTAAGAAATATGGTTACTAAATATAAGCCTAAAATAATCCATTTTAATTTTACACCTTTTTGTCATCCAGCCATAATTTATTGTAAAAAAATAGTAAAGACCAAAATAATTTTTACCGACCATGATTCCCGAGAAAGAATTGGACAAGATAGCAGTATATATAATTACTTTAAGCTTTTAAGAAGAAGATTTTATGCTTATTTTGTTGATAAATTTGTAGCTGTGTCAGATTATATCAAAAATAACATTGTCAATGAGAGTCTTACAGAAAAAGACAAAAATAAAGTTGTTTTAATATACAATGGTGTTGATGTTGATAGATTTTCACCTTCAAAAGATAAAACAAAATTAAAAAGAGAATTCTTAGGTATAAAAGACACTACCAATGTTGTAACTTTTATAGGACAATTGATTTATGAAAAAGGAGCAGATTTACTTTTTGACTGTGCAGTGTCAATTCTTAGAGAAGGTTTGGATGTCTTATTCTTATTCATAGGTGATGGTGTTTTACATAATGAGTTAAAACATAAGGCAAAATCCTTATCTAAAAATATCCGATTCTTAGGTGTTAGAAATGATGTTGATAAACTTTTAAAAATTTCTGACTTATTGGTTCTTCCTTCTAGATGGGGAGAGGCCTTTGGATTGGCTATTGCCGAAGCCATGGCTTGTGAAATACCTGTCATAGCCACCAAAGTAGGTGCAATACCTGAGTTAGTTAATGATGAAACAGGTATATTAGTACCTGTGGAAGATGTGTTTTCACTAAAAAACAGTATTACATTTTTATTATCGCACCCTGAAAAAAGAAAATTATTAGGTCAAGTTAGCCGTGAAAGAGTATTACGCTTATTCAACATAGAAAAAATGGTCAAAAAGACAATATCCCTTTATCTAGAGCTTTTATGA
- a CDS encoding O-antigen ligase family protein produces the protein MAIPISERDIRVKAQKGLFDLPFYLILIHLFFDYGRPQSFFPIIGALHPGYILHTLLFLCLFLKGKLLNFKNIQTKCFLGLLLLMMLHGPIAVNNYWAYQVWRTITLYFIVYLSIISFVDSFPKIEKYINIWIVINLLGAIIGIKNGGKIPNSGFMGDENDFALVMNMAIPFAYFMFLETNSTKKKILYLSACCIFIAANVASFSRGGFVGLVPVILYCWYKTPKKVLSTVIVAIMISILYFSASSKYWQEVKSIKEENIQKGTGEERIYQWKIGWNMFLDNPLIGVGQGNFPFRFREYEIAAGFYEGLHGRSRAGRAAHSIYFTLIPELGILGILLFGGMIYFSYKDLKWILKIEKDFLFKQQSDKTIQKLHKIRFIIFGITGAMLGYLISGIFLSVLYYPHFWLLIALCVALRNIVQNRV, from the coding sequence ATGGCTATCCCCATTAGTGAAAGAGATATAAGAGTAAAGGCCCAAAAAGGCCTTTTTGACCTCCCATTCTATTTAATTTTAATTCATCTTTTCTTTGACTACGGCCGACCCCAAAGCTTTTTCCCCATTATTGGTGCCCTTCATCCAGGATATATATTACATACCTTACTCTTTTTGTGCCTCTTTTTAAAAGGTAAACTTTTAAATTTTAAAAACATCCAGACAAAATGCTTTTTAGGTTTGCTTTTATTGATGATGCTTCATGGCCCAATTGCGGTAAACAATTACTGGGCTTATCAAGTATGGAGAACCATTACTTTATATTTCATTGTTTATCTAAGTATTATAAGTTTTGTTGATTCGTTTCCTAAAATTGAAAAATACATCAATATATGGATAGTGATTAATTTACTTGGGGCGATTATTGGTATAAAAAATGGTGGTAAAATTCCAAATTCTGGTTTTATGGGTGATGAAAATGACTTTGCCTTAGTGATGAATATGGCCATTCCCTTTGCCTATTTTATGTTTTTGGAAACAAATTCTACAAAAAAGAAAATACTTTATCTTTCTGCTTGTTGCATTTTTATTGCCGCCAATGTGGCCTCCTTTTCTCGTGGAGGATTTGTCGGCTTAGTGCCTGTCATCCTTTATTGCTGGTATAAAACACCCAAAAAAGTTTTATCTACTGTAATTGTGGCCATTATGATAAGTATTCTCTATTTCAGTGCCTCTTCAAAATACTGGCAAGAAGTAAAAAGCATAAAAGAAGAAAATATTCAAAAAGGCACTGGAGAAGAAAGAATTTATCAATGGAAAATAGGTTGGAATATGTTTTTAGACAATCCTCTCATAGGAGTTGGTCAAGGGAATTTCCCCTTTAGATTTAGGGAATACGAAATAGCAGCTGGATTCTATGAAGGTTTACATGGACGTTCCAGAGCTGGGAGAGCAGCTCATTCTATCTATTTTACTCTAATCCCAGAATTAGGGATCCTAGGTATCTTACTGTTTGGGGGTATGATATACTTTTCTTACAAAGATTTAAAATGGATATTAAAAATAGAAAAAGATTTTCTTTTTAAACAGCAATCTGATAAAACAATTCAGAAATTACATAAAATAAGATTTATCATTTTTGGCATTACAGGTGCCATGCTTGGCTATTTAATATCTGGTATATTCCTTTCTGTCCTCTATTATCCCCATTTTTGGCTATTGATTGCTCTTTGCGTAGCTTTAAGAAATATAGTGCAAAATCGGGTATGA
- the wecB gene encoding non-hydrolyzing UDP-N-acetylglucosamine 2-epimerase — protein sequence MMKKILFIFGTRPEAIKMAPVIKKFENYINTFRPIVVVTAQHRDMLDQILEIFHIKPDYDLDIMRKNQSLEDITIRSLKRLTKIIQLEKPKMILVQGDTTTTFVGALAGFYNKIPVGHIEAGLRTYDKFQPFPEEINRKLTTVLADIHFAPTKSAAENLKKEGVPSSQIFVTGNTVIDALLEVVGQNYKFKGSLERIINNNCKLILVTTHRRENFGKPLKNICLALNEITQELEDVQILFSVHPNPKVRNVVLNVLHNNKKIHLFPPLDYVTFAHLMAKAYLILTDSGGIQEEAPSLGKPVLVLRNKTERPEAIEAGTVKLVGTNVKKIIEETCKLLKDESEYNKMAKAINPYGDGKAAERIFNIICGKLV from the coding sequence ATGATGAAAAAAATATTATTTATTTTTGGTACTAGACCTGAAGCTATTAAGATGGCCCCAGTAATAAAAAAATTCGAAAATTATATAAACACATTTAGACCTATTGTTGTTGTTACCGCTCAACATAGGGACATGTTAGACCAAATTTTGGAAATATTTCACATTAAACCTGATTATGATCTTGACATTATGCGAAAAAATCAATCTCTCGAAGATATAACTATTCGTTCTTTAAAAAGATTGACGAAAATAATTCAGTTGGAAAAACCAAAAATGATTTTAGTTCAAGGAGATACTACAACGACATTTGTTGGAGCTTTAGCTGGTTTTTATAATAAAATCCCAGTGGGACATATTGAAGCTGGTTTAAGAACTTATGACAAATTTCAGCCGTTTCCTGAAGAAATAAATCGAAAATTGACTACGGTGCTTGCAGATATTCACTTTGCTCCTACAAAATCCGCAGCAGAAAATCTTAAAAAGGAGGGAGTTCCTTCGTCTCAAATATTTGTCACAGGTAACACTGTAATAGATGCATTATTAGAAGTGGTTGGCCAAAACTATAAATTTAAAGGCTCTTTGGAGAGAATTATTAACAACAATTGTAAACTTATTTTAGTTACTACTCATCGTCGAGAAAATTTTGGGAAACCTTTAAAAAATATTTGTTTAGCATTAAATGAAATTACCCAAGAACTTGAAGATGTCCAAATTCTATTTTCAGTTCACCCAAATCCGAAAGTTCGAAACGTAGTGTTAAATGTACTTCATAATAACAAAAAAATTCATTTATTTCCGCCACTAGACTACGTAACGTTTGCACACCTTATGGCTAAAGCTTATCTAATATTAACCGATTCAGGAGGAATCCAAGAAGAAGCTCCTTCTCTTGGTAAACCTGTTTTAGTATTGCGAAATAAAACAGAAAGGCCAGAAGCAATTGAGGCTGGTACTGTAAAATTAGTAGGAACAAATGTTAAGAAAATTATAGAAGAGACTTGCAAACTTTTAAAAGATGAAAGTGAATATAATAAAATGGCTAAGGCTATAAATCCTTATGGAGATGGAAAAGCAGCAGAAAGAATATTTAATATAATTTGTGGTAAACTTGTTTAG